tctgtctgtgtgcactTGGCCAGCTTATTTGACGCCGTCGTGAAACGACAGATGACCCGTGAACCCTGTATATATATTTACGTGCGTTCTTCGATCTTTttcatgcacgcacacgtctgCAGGTGCTCGGCCGCACGCACTTCTTGCCTTCACACCGGAGCGTTTTCATCGCGTGTGGCGCGGGGTGGAAAATAGGGACGGACGGACGGACAGAccggaggggggaggtgacCAGGTAGGGGGAGGAATGAAGATGTGATCAAAGCCCCTAAGaaaggagcgggaggagtTGCACCGATCATTCCTACACGGGCACAAACCGACGGACAACAACCGCTACGTGCGTTCGGGCAAGCTCCACGAGAAGAAGTAACGACGATTCACTGTCATCGttgctctcttctcctctctccgtgGGTGCGTccgtgtgggtgggtggtgccTTCCTAAAGACAAAAGTGTatcatgcgctgctgcactccCATCGGCCACCATCCCTGTGACAATAGAAGCCACGGTTTTTGGAAAGCGAACCCGTGCCACGTGTACCAGGCGCGGCACAGCCCACAGACGCTGTCACTGTTTCCACCGCGATCTGAGGTCGAGTGCGATCCAACTCACTGGAAGAAGTATGCATTCTTTCTCagtgtttctctcttttccaGGGGAGCTTCATTCTAAGGATGGCGTCTAGACTGAGAAGAAGGAAGGCgaagggtgtgtgtgcgtgtgcgggggggggggtgcgacgggagaggggggggggaaggggacaGAGAAGGCCGGACAGTTCCACAACCATGGAGAGCCGTAGGTGCTGCAGAGAAAGCGAACGCAGAGGAAAAAGAATTTCGCACAAAAAACGCTGACTCCTCGGCAACGGAAGAACTACTCGAGAGCTCAAAAGGGGGACCAAGTGCCGTGATGGGTCCCGATccaaagaaaaacaaagaaacgAGGCGAAAACGTGCGAAGCACGACAGGGTTGCGCAGAGAGGAAAATAACAATCTATGTGCTGGATGGTGTGGCGAGAAATCTCTCTCGCGCCATGCGCATCTGCGTGCTGTGAGAAAGGATGCACACtactctctctttctccaccCGCTGCGTCACCCGCGATGCCAGTCCGCATGTTGGACCTCGCAGCTCGTCTTTGGTTCCTCTTCTAACCGCCTCTGCTCTGCGCTTTGCTCCTCTTGcgccctctcttcctcaGTCGTCAGAGACGTGCACAGCGATTACGAGCTTTCCAGCCACAAGGTCCCTGCGCAGGCAACGCACCACCACGGCATCCGCTGACAGTTGCCCACAGAGAGCAGTCCTTTGTGTCTGCAGTGGGTCAGTGGGCGCTGGAACAAGGACAACACAACTCGGACGAGCGCCCTGGAGGTGTCTTCTCTCCCGTTGCCTGCCTGCaactctccctctctcccccctctcgaGCGCGCAGTTCATTCTACAAGCTCCTTACGTGCCTGCTGACGTTTGGAGCGACACGGCGACGGACTGCAGTAGGCAGTCGgagacacgcgcacccgGAGCAAACGTGGTTCTCGCTCAAAAGAAAAGGCGGAGACGCTGTTGATGAAGCAAGAAGAGAACTGCCGCTTCACAGAGTTGTGTGTATAGAAAGACACACTCGCACGTTGTCCCGTCCCACCCATCATCCCCTTCGCTGCTTCCACGACACTGTCGAAAACTCGACAGCCAACACAAAACAAGAGGAAAAAAACCTGGCGACATGCTCAAAAGAAAAACTTTGTgcgtggagagagagaggcgatgatgagagagagatgacGAAGAGCGTCCATGGTCCGTTAACGATCGtccccctcttctttcccTTTCAAGAAACTATAGAGGTGGAAGGCATAGATGCGCATGACACGGAGTGTCCTAGTCGGTCGAGCAGGGCCCAGCAAAGAAACggacgcatacacatatatacagACAGACTAGCTCCGCTGCCCCTTCCTGTCCACGCACATGCTAAGAAAAGAAAGGTGCATGCATACCTTCCTCTCACATCCAACAGAGCAAAGAcaaacacgaaaaaaaaggtaaACTCAACGAAAGTCCTCAGTGTATGTACGCGTGCCTGCGGACATTGCATCTATGGCCCGCGGAACAGTAACAAGCACGCAAAAAGATAGagagacaaaaaaaacgtgGAGTAGACACAAGTACAAGCATAAACGGAATACGAGCTTCGAGAGGGGAGAAACAAGACACGTCGATGTCAGCAAGACCAGCTACGTGCGATAcagggtgggggtgggtggtaAGGGGGACGCGGCATTCGGGATCAGGGAAGCGCACAGGCGAGAAAGAGTGACGATAATGGACCGCGGGCCAGGCGTCAGTGCGGCTCTGCTTGAAAGCCGCCGCTCCGTCATGGTCAAAGACACAATCGTTGCAAGCAACACCTAGCCCTTCTCGCTGTTGTTGTTAGGCGCGTTTTCCAGGCATGCTCTGTTGGCACACGCCGGCAATGtccttccccttctcccccgctCTGCATTCGCCAAgaccgcctccgtcccctTTCACGGCTTGTTCTCCTCCTGCACTCCCTTGCTCTGCCTCGTCTTCCATCAATCGCATAAGCATTCTCGCGTGATCAGCTTTGATTACGATGCTCTGCGGGGTTATTTGGTGGTACGCGCGTTGTGCTGCTTCCACAATTTTGCCACAGCCTTCATGCGGTCGAGGTGCGGCAGCTTCTCGAAACGGCCGATATTTGCCTTTACAAAGCTGGCgtacgccgacggcgcgcgcgTAGATCGCGGCTTCTTTTCCGTCTTCACTTTTCTCTTCTGAGTCTTGTGCCTGAAGCTGGtccacgcagcggcgcgttTGTCAAGGGCCGCCTTGTCGCTCGCACTCAGGGATTTGTACAGCTTCGACGTCATCTTCCCGCGATCGCCCACAGAGAGGCCCTTGAGCTTCGGGTTGTTCTTCTGCTCAATCATGAACATGGAATACGCGCCGATGGCGAGCCGCCGAGGAACAAAGCGGAGCATGttgctgttttctttttgttctgTTTGGTCGTGCCTGCGCGTGGTGCTTTTGCTAGATGTGGAGTGTGTCTAagatggggtggggggacagtagtgcaaaaaaaaaaattcaAAGCGAGCTGGTGAGGCGAGCAGGCGACAATgatgaggagagaggggggggcgacTCGGTGCAAAGAAAAATACAGCGAGTGTCAGCTAAGTGGGCGGAACAGGGGCTCCGTCAGGCACCGCGGAAGTATGAGCGCCGATACGAAAACCAACAAAAACACATAcagagaggaaaagaggagaagaTATCCACGTACAAGGATTTTTTGTGTAAGAGACCTGCAGTGCCAGCCGACATTTGATGAACCCGCAAGCACAcgtttcgttttgtttttggtggtggtggtggtgggggaggggggttcGGGTGTACGAACATTGTGGCAGCTACGCGGGTGGTGGGCCCGGGGAAGAGTACCGTGAGCGACTGCCCGTTACGTAGCCGGCTACGTGCGTGACTTGCAAAGCTCGTCAACAGAGCCGTGCTAGTGAGATGGGCGTCATGCACGTCGCTTCGCCACATCACCGGGATAACAAACGCCTCTCCGTGCTTCCAAGGAGTTCTCTCGTGCACTCCCCTCCCGCCATTCCTAAATTGGCGCTTGTCCGTGTCTGTGTCAACGCACGGAAGACCCCGAGATGCTGTTGGAGCCGCATGTCACACACGCGACCACACAAATACGCACACGCTCTTCCACATACGTCATAGCCGCCACACTTGTGACTTGCTGCTCATATGCCACTCTTTCGGTTTGTTCAGCttggtgtttttttttcaacTATCATCATCGTAGCCACCTTtagagagaagagagagagaacgagaagaATTTGAGAGTTTGAAGAAGCCGGAAAAAAAGGTACAAAAATAAAGCACCAAGGCAGAGAATCGTAGTTATCGCCCTTCTCTTGCACCCTCCCCCATCTCCTTTGCACGTTGCCGTGTCCACGAACATCATGAattccttccctccccctccttccttcgAGGGGCCGTGGCGTATTGCTTCGTTCCGCCTACGCCCGCGACACGTCAGCGACAAATGCTCTTTTcaacccccacccccaccccacccacccatccaaTCATGAGCAAAACCAAAatgggagaggagggtggggggggggggggcggaaaaggaggagaaaggGGACGAAAACAGGGAGGCATGGGGCACATGGCGGCTCTGATTCCCTCACCCAGGACCACATTACAAATGCCGAGAAGCGAGGGGGTCTCTGAAACAcaggagaggcagaggaggagaggtgaCGGACCTCCTCACTCATTATGCGTGGCCACGGACACGAGCGAGacgaaacagaaaaaaaaaacaataaAGACACAGACACCTACCGCTATACATGGCACCACTGCCGTGGGTGTGCCTGGTGTATGTGttgatggtggtggggagtACATGTTCTCTTTTCGTGTGCATTTTTTGTGCGTATgtaggtgcgtgtgtgtgtgttttttttttgctttcttctcggttcctctcttcttcttccttttttcCGTCGTTTATGTGGGCCTGtgttctctcctcttctttgttgttttcgttgtttGGGTGTTTCTTGTTGTTGCGATTTGCTCGACTTATTTTTCGCCTTTTtcccgtttttttttcgttgttccTCCTTCACGACGCAGTACAGggtaaaaaaaaagacatatatatatatatatatgtgtgtgtatacgcCAAAACGAAACGAGTCCGATACATACAGACAACGTCGAAATCATCCACCACATACAACATActgacagagagagagagacacaatAGCACCTTCGACATCGCCCATACACGAGTACGCAACAGTgagacacagagacacagacCGACACACGGTGCGAGAAAGCAAGAGGGGAAAAAgatgaggagggaggggggaatgTTGAACGGAGGCGCAGAGCGAGCAAGCGGAATagggaggaggatggcgTCTTTGCTAGCGTAGAGAGAATCATAAAGCGCACCGAAAAGGAAAATCAAGCGTATTTACGGCAAGCCATGAATGAACTACGCCGCCGAACACGAAGTACTCGATGAAGAGCGTCAGGCTTCCCCCTCGACTCCTTCCTTCGTGACCTCAGCGCATGTCATTTTCGGATTTGTATCTCCACCCCAACTTCACAACTCTGAAAGGGTGCGCTCCTGGATACGGCTCGACTCAGGAACCGCCACCTCCCACATCGACGCCCTTCCCCTTTTCATCACAAGCACACCACCCAAATGATGagtcacgcacacacgcggacaACCACAGGCAAACATACAGAGAACACACGAATCGAAACATCCACGAAAAGTCTCCattctcctttttctttcgaCGCCACTTCATATACTTTGAAAATGTTTTTGCTTCCTTCCCTTTTTTCGCTAGACAGAATTCCAACCAGGGAACGATCTCGCGCCTCAGTCGATTGATTGCTGCCGGTAGaccacaccaccgccccaCGTCCATACACCTCTCACCTTTTGTTCGTCGTGAGGGCTGGATAAGACGAagcgcgcaggcacacacaaaaaaaaatcagTCGGCCCGGGAGACGGTGTGGATTGAGAGATGTCCATATACATAGTGGATCGCGCGTCAAGAACAGGAGATAAAAAAGCGCGCGACAGTTACACTTTCGTTCCCCCTTTCCGTTGTCCCCCTTTACGTCGTTGCGTGTTCAGCAACGCACAGCACAGTATGCGTCACCGCCATCGACGCagtcgcgtgtgcgtcgacCAGCATTGATGTACatacgcatatatatatatatacacgcCCTTGTCAGCATACGGAaacgaaggaggagaaggagaggagagagcgcctTTCCGTGGCCCTCCAAGAAGAAAAACGTTGACAGATGCCTGTTGGTGTGATGTATAGCCGACACCGTCACCGACGAGACGGGGCAAATGACGGAGGGACAAAAGTACCGAGGCACGTCGCCGGCACATTCACGCAGACCCACACGCTCgatccctccctccctccctctctccctccccgctcccaccccctacacacacacacacacacacacacggatgCACATCGGTGTCCCTGTGCGCACGAGGAAGGGGCttgagggaagggagggaaggtgaAGCGCTCATGCGGAGAGAACAACAAACAAAGAgaaacacacagaaaaaaaaacatacGAAAAGAAAACCCAAAAAAGATCAATacaaggggaggggggggggaagcaaaagaggagggaagaaACGTCAAGAAGAGTGACGGTACAAACACACGctacgaaaaaaaaaaacatacacacaaagaaAGCAAAATATCCAAGAGGCAAAAaggagacgccgctgcgttCGTCATCCAGGAGAAAGACTCAGACAAGGAGAGACATGAGAAGGCATGGGAAAACGAGGAATGAGGAACAGCATGCACAGGGGTCACGCGTGCCTGTCAAGTGGAGCCTCTCTGGCATGCTCCTTGAAGGCGCACACCCCCCTTCTTCGGAATCGCTCCCCCGTCATTGCCCTGCCGCTCGCTACTTGCGCAGTGGCATGATATCGTTGTCTTCAGGGCTTTTCTactttttgttgttgttttcgtgTGCACGTACAACGAAGAAGCGGATCGTGTCTTCCGCGAAACCTCACCAGCGAGAAGGTTCGCGGAAACAGCTggaagggcgaggagggaggaaaaaGACGGACGGAAGAAGATGTTCAGTTCCAGTCGCACTCGAGACGAACCGTCGTTGGAATGCGCGAAAACGACAACAAAAGTTATCGCCTACACACAGCGAGGCAGGGCATGAGcccaagcacacacaaacacactcacacacagaTGCATGAATGCCTTtgtggttgctgcgctgtTTACGGCGAgcgcccccttccctctctctctctcggtccTTTGGCTCAAAAtaccgcagcgcctcgtgcATCTCACGAAGACCTTcactgcgcgcacgcacagacacacagacacacaccgGCAGACATGCATGCCATACGCGCGctgcggagagagaaggatgcATCAAATTTCGGAAGCTAACCCGCGACGGAGCCCGATGTGCTGTTCGtctttcttttcgttccCCTTGGAGGGGAGTGCACGCATGGCGtacgcagctgcggcacaccaCTGAGATCACTGTAACCTTTTGGAGCAAGTGTCTCGTTTGGGTCCCCCTTCCTTTCCGCTACCGCCAGTGTCGCACGCGGGGCGTGTCGATGGCCAACTCacctgcccccctccccttcctccgcAAGCGGTGAGGTAGCGCTCGACCTCATTGCAGCGGAGGCCGCAGCCGACAAGCACGTGCCGGCGAGAAGAGGGAAGCGAGGAAGGATCTAGGTTCAAGTGCGGCGAGGCTCCCCGGGGGAGCATCAGCTGACAGGGGTGTTGCGGCTTCTTACATCAAAGCGATGCTCGAACGGGAGTTTTTGTAGAACTCACCACGGCCCTTCCCGATGACCTGCGGCGCGTTCAAGTCGTCGAGCTTGCTCTCCATGTTCGAGCGCGGGATCGGGCGCTTCGgggacgccgccggcgtcgggTCGATGGTGGGGTCGTAGTAGCGCAGGATATTCGGGCTGCCGGCATTCTTCTTGAACATATGCTTGTGCGGACGGTAGTTGTCGTCGAACACAGGGTCATCGCGCTTCTTTgggctgctgacgctgcgaGGCTCACCCTGGATCGGGTGACGCCGATCTGTGCGGGCGCTCACCCTGCCGCCTTTGCTGCCAACCGGCTCTTGGAGACACGCGGAGTCGGCCTTTTCGTCCGGCGGCAGCATACCACCGTAGAACAGGTTAGCCGTATCATGCGGCGGGCGGCACAAGCCACGTGCGAGGCCACGTGGTTGCTCCTTCTCCGGCAAGCCCCAGCGGCCAGTGCCGAGCACGTCGTGCTCCTGCTTCGCGGGGGTGTTGATCGGCTTGATCACAGGCGGCTtcctcggcggcagctcctgGGCGCTGCACTTGCGGGGGCCCAGCTGCTTGAACGACGGTGGCTTCTCGTTAAGCTCATCAGCGGTGTAGCAGTGCAGGTTCAGCACATCAACAGATTCGTTCGTCTTGTTAGACGCCTtgtggcacggcggcagcgagctcTGGAGCACATCCTCGCCCTCCCGCAGCGGAGGAGCCTGACCGAACATCTTCGCGTCCttgtgcggcggcggcacgtgACGCTTGCCGGTCGTCGGAGGGGCGTCGCGTGGCGGGCGCGGATCGTTGTCCTCGAAGTACGGCGCCTCCATTGCACCCTGCGGGTGCGTGATCTTtacgccgcagcgccagggTGCCTCCGGTGCCGTGACGATGCAGTTGTTTGCCAGGCCGTCGCGGCCGCGAAacggcgcggtggcgccgttgACAGAGCCGCCCCGCGTGCGAGGCTTCTTCTGGCGGGACGCACCCTGGCCTCGACTGGCCACGGCGCCGTAGGCATCACCGGAGGCATACATGAGGTTGTGCAAAGACGCTCTCCTCTGCGCACCCCCGATGCGACCCGTGATGGAGGAATCGTCACCGTTCGTCATGAAGTACTCATCCGTCAGCATCACCCCTACCGAGTCACGGTTACTGTTGGGATAGCGACGAATGCCCGTAAACATGCGCGGTGGATGACGGGGACCGGAGAAGAACTCTCTCGGAGAGCTGAAGTTGTTGCGAGGAGGGGCGCAGTGCTGACGGCCGGGGTTCGGGCGCCGCTGAGCGCTATCGCTCGCCAGATCCAAGCCCATGATAATGCGCGCGGCGttctcgccgctgcagttCTTTCTGGCGCGTTGGCGAGACGAAATGCCAGCCGGCTCGCCGTTGCGTTGAGGGGAGGTTTCCTGCGTCATCGCGGAAGCACTCGAGACGGCAAAgaagtgggggggggaggtcTTGATAAATAAGCGTGGGAGGAGCGGCAAGAGACTGCTGTGTGGTGATGCCTGAAAGAGAATGTTCTTCCGTAAGATCGTTACACTGTTGGGGAAGCTGTCAGTTATGCGATCAGAGACACGCATccacaagcagcagcagcagcagcaggtgtcACGCGCACAAAAACACGCCAGGTCGAGAGAGATACAGGACGGGGGGTGCGGGGGGGGTGACGCGAGTGAGAGGACGGGGGAGTACAAGGAAgacgacagcgacacacCGGCGATGCATCGAAAGAACAGAGAAGGGCAAAGGAAAGCAGAAAGACGAAGTGAAAGCGCTAGACGGCATAGGAGGGAATGGCGGATGGGGGAGGAACAGAGAAAAGAGGCTGTCTGAGTCCACACGCAGATACTCAGATTCTCCGACCTAAATTTCTGGAGAAACGGGAGCAGAGGCAGCGAGGCGTGACAgtgcagacgcacacgctaAAGACAAACACGCAGGCGCACCCAAGGGAGAAACGAACGGGGACACGGACGATGCACACCCGCCGCGCCAAGCCCGTTcacggctgctgcagttGTTCATACGAGTACGCGCTTTGCTTTTGTTCGGTTTCCCCTTGGTCGTCGGGCAGGCACGCAAGCCTGAACGGGACGGGTGGTCTTCGGTGACACCATCGGCTCGGACCGCCGTTGGACTTCCAGGCCGCATACCGCACGAGGCGTGTTGTCGGCAAAAGAAAAGACTTTCGGCGTTCCCCTCCCTTCTGCGCGACGTACATTCCACGAAGCTCCAGAGCAACGCGTCAACTCTATAGCGGTGCAACACAGTCACGCAGACATCTCTGCATCTCCTTTTCTTGCCGACTCTTACAGTGAGAAGCGCATGGAAGAACGACAAGCCGTTTccgcgcagcacacagacGTGGTCGGCTCCACTCACCAACACAAAAAAGCCGGCACATAGCTCAAGCTCAGGACAGAGAAATCGGCAAGCGCAGCAAAGTCCACACTGCTTTCACCCCTTTCTTCCAGGCAATATTTCTTCTGTCTTAGCACACAAGGCGAGCTCCG
The window above is part of the Leishmania major strain Friedlin complete genome, chromosome 36 genome. Proteins encoded here:
- a CDS encoding putative kinetoplast-associated protein yields the protein MLRFVPRRLAIGAYSMFMIEQKNNPKLKGLSVGDRGKMTSKLYKSLSASDKAALDKRAAAWTSFRHKTQKRKVKTEKKPRSTRAPSAYASFVKANIGRFEKLPHLDRMKAVAKLWKQHNARTTK